One genomic window of Medicago truncatula cultivar Jemalong A17 chromosome 1, MtrunA17r5.0-ANR, whole genome shotgun sequence includes the following:
- the LOC25483258 gene encoding pentatricopeptide repeat-containing protein At1g12775, mitochondrial, translating to MLFSLFRSRVLSISKPSLLPYFPLSHFHSQSTPLNVDDAVSSFNRMLRMRPTPPIIEFNQILTSLVKIDKNNFSTVISLFRQMEFQRIHPSIVTLSILINCYSHLRQMKFAFSLFGKILKMGCHPDVIIFNTLIKGLCLNNDVKEALHFHDKLVAQGFQLSKVSYGTLINGLCKVGQTQAALQLLRRIERQLLFRPDVVMYSIIIDNLCKDKHVNDAFDLYSEMIRKRISPDVFTYTSLIHGFCIVGQLKEVFVLLNEMVLKNINPDVYTFNTLVDALFKEGKVKEAKCLIAVMMKEGVEPNIVTYSVLMDGYCLVNEVNKAKDIFNSMMQRGMTPDIQSYTIMINGLCKMKMLDEAVSLFEEMHSTNMTLDVITYSSLINGLCKSGRLISAWKLFDEMLDRGQPPDVITYNSLLDALCKSHQTDKAIALLSKMKDQGIQADIFTYNILIDGLCKDGRLDDAQKIFRDLLIKSYNVDVVTYNVMINGLCKESLLDEALTLLSKMEAKGCIPDAITYEIIIRALFGKGVNDKAEKLLREMIARGLL from the coding sequence ATGTTGTTTTCACTCTTTCGATCTAGGGttctttcaatttcaaaaccTTCTCTTCTTCCTTATTTTCCcttatctcactttcactcTCAATCGACACCTCTGAATGTTGATGATGCTGTTTCCTCCTTCAACCGCATGCTCCGAATGCGTCCTACCCCACCCATTATCGAATTCAATCAAATATTAACTTCTCTTGTCAAGATCGATAAGAACAACTTCTCCACTGTCATTTCTCTTTTCAGACAAATGGAATTTCAAAGAATTCACCCATCCATTGTCACTTTAAGCATCTTAATCAATTGCTATTCACACCTCCGTCAAATGAAGTTCGCTTTCTCTCTTTTCGGTAAAATTCTCAAGATGGGTTGTCATCCCGATGTCATTATCTTCAATACACTTATCAAAGGTCTATGCCTTAACAACGACGTTAAGGAAGCTCTTCACTTTCATGACAAATTGGTTGCCCAAGGATTCCAGCTGAGCAAAGTTAGTTACGGGACTTTGATCAATGGGTTATGCAAAGTGGGACAAACGCAAGCTGCCCTTCAATTGCTAAGACGCATCGAAAGACAGCTGCTTTTCAGACCTGATGTGGTCATGTATAGTATAATTATTGATAATCTTTGTAAAGATAAACATGTAAATGATGCTTTTGATTTATATTCTGAAATGATTCGTAAGCGGATTTCTCCTGATGTTTTCACTTACACTAGTCTAATACATGGGTTTTGTATCGTCGGTCAATTGAAAGAAGTGTTTGTATTGTTAAATGAAATGGTATTGAAAAACATCAATCCGGATGTTTATACATTTAATACATTGGTTGATGCTTTGTTCAAGGAAGGAAAGGTCAAAGAAGCTAAATGTTTGATTGCGGTGATGATGAAAGAAGGTGTTGAACCGAACATTGTTACTTATAGTGTTTTGATGGATGGGTATTGCCTAGTTAATGAAGTGAACAAGGCGAAAGATATATTCAATTCTATGATGCAAAGGGGAATGACTCCTGATATTCAGAGCTATACTATCATGATTAATGGATTATGTAAGATGAAAATGTTGGATGAAGCGGTAAGTCTCTTTGAAGAAATGCATTCCACAAATATGACGCTTGATGTAATAACTTATAGTTCTCTTATTAATGGTTTATGCAAATCGGGGAGATTAATTTCTGCTTGGAAGCTTTTTGATGAGATGCTTGATAGAGGTCAGCCACCCGATGTAATAACTTATAATTCTTTATTAGATGCTTTATGTAAAAGTCATCAAACCGACAAGGCAATAGCATTACTAAGCAAAATGAAAGATCAAGGTATTCAAGCAGATATCTTCACATACAATATACTTATTGATGGACTTTGCAAAGATGGAAGACTTGATGATGCGCAAAAGATATTTCGGGATCTTTTGATTAAAAGCTACAATGTAGACGTTGTAACATATAATGTTATGATCAATGGGCTTTGTAAAGAAAGTTTGTTGGATGAAGCATTGACCTTGCTGTCAAAAATGGAAGCCAAAGGCTGCATTCCTGATGCTATAACTTATGAAATAATTATTCGTGCTCTCTTTGGAAAAGGTGTGAATGATAAGGCTGAAAAACTTCTTCGTGAAATGATTGCCAGAGGTCTATTATAA